In Gemmatimonadaceae bacterium, the DNA window CGCTACCTCGAGCCCGATGAAGCTCGCGCCGATCACCACTGCGTGCGTGGCGCGCTCGCTCGCGGCGATGATCGCGCGGCTGTCGCGCAGCGATCGCAGATAGTGCACGTGCGGCAGGTCGGCACCGGGCGTCGTTGAGCGAACGGGCTCGGCGCCCGTTGCAAGAATCAGCGCGTCGTAGCCGATTGGCGGCGCGCCGTCGACATGAACCATGCGTGCCGACGTATCGAGCTTGGTCGCGCGCGAACGCCGCACCGCCACCCGATGTTCGTCATAGAACCCGGGCGGACGGATCGGGATCCACTCCTCGGGCGCGTTCCCGGCAAGATAGTCCTTCGAGAGATTGGGCCGGTCATACGGCGAACCGTCGTCCTCGTCGATGATCGTTACGTCGCCACGAAAACCACACCGACGCAGCATCTCGGCCGCCGCCGTGCCCGCGGCACCGGCGCCGACGATTATGACTTTGCTCAACTCTTTGCTGGCGGGCGCATTGGGGTAACTCGGCGCCAGCGGATCCCGATCGATCTTGTCGCCGACGACAATTCGCCCGCCTCGCCGCTCGACCCGCCAGCACGAAACAGGATTGAGCGCGGGGGCGCGAAGCGCTTCGCCATTCCGCAGACTGAAACAAGCGTGATGCCAGGGGCAACGAACCGTGTCGTCGACGAGCTCGCCCTCGGCGAGCGGCCCGCCGTAATGCGTGCACGTCGCGCCAATCGCGAAATACTCGTCCGCCACACGAGCGAGCAGGACCTGCTCTCCATTCGCGTGACCGAGCAGCTTGTAGCCGTCCTTCAACGCGTCTGCGTCGATCCCCGTTGCCAGATCGGGTCCGTTGAGCTTCGTTGCCGTTCCTTCCGCCGTCGCCATGAGCCCCCTCCCTCCTCCGAAGAATCGTCGCCGCATTGGCGTGATTCGCCGCGACAATCATACCTTGTGACTTCGACG includes these proteins:
- a CDS encoding FAD-dependent oxidoreductase, with the translated sequence MATAEGTATKLNGPDLATGIDADALKDGYKLLGHANGEQVLLARVADEYFAIGATCTHYGGPLAEGELVDDTVRCPWHHACFSLRNGEALRAPALNPVSCWRVERRGGRIVVGDKIDRDPLAPSYPNAPASKELSKVIIVGAGAAGTAAAEMLRRCGFRGDVTIIDEDDGSPYDRPNLSKDYLAGNAPEEWIPIRPPGFYDEHRVAVRRSRATKLDTSARMVHVDGAPPIGYDALILATGAEPVRSTTPGADLPHVHYLRSLRDSRAIIAASERATHAVVIGASFIGLEVAASLRTRNPRCSVDVVAPEALPLERVMGRDLGQFIKALHEEHGVVFHLQQTATKIERAAVTLANGERLAADLVVIGVGVRPRLQLAQDAGLRIDKGVVVNEYLETSAPRVYAAGDIARWPDPHSGALIRVEHWVVAERMGQAAARNVLGARERFEQVPFFWSAHYDVSINYVGHAERWDRVDVDGVAKDRDVAVHFIEGDKTRAVATIFRDKASLDAEIAMERQS